The genomic stretch agatgtaggtccttgacttttatgacttcaaatacttctttctaaccccttcttgcctgtaaagtttcttttgagaaatcaggtaatagttttatgggcactcctctgtaggtaactctcctttcctcttgctgcttttaagattctctctttatctttaatctcaggtatcttaattatgatgtgccttggtacattcctccttgggtccaatttctttgggactctctgggcttcctggactttctggaaatctgtttcctttgccagattggggaattttttcttccttatttgttcaaataagttttcaatttcttgctcttctccttctgtcacccctatgattccgatgttagagtgcttaaagttgtcccataggctcctaagcctctcctcattttcttgaatttggttttttattctgttccggttggatttttattttcttctttttcttccaaatagttgatttgagtaccggtttccttcccttcactattggttccctgtatattttgctttatttcattttgggtagcctcatttctttgttcattttgcaaccaagctcaaccatttctgtgagcatcctgattaccagtgttttgtactctgtatcctaggttgtctgtctcctcatcacttagctcttttctggggttttgatctatCCTCtcaattgggccatatttctttttcttgacacacctgttatataagggggtggagccttaggtattcaccagggaggggcaaccctcTAGGTTGCATTTGGCTCTGGGGgggaggaaacaatgccactccTTTGCTCCActgtagccccactttccaacagactctcctgtgagactgtgAGTTTCTCTGGCCGTCGCAACTCttgcagtattttacagctagaggttttgagtctttcgtttcctgttcagccagccccacctcacccgctagtctgccaccttgccatgggTCCTCTCTGTTCAGCTGGCTATCgtctcctgtctccacccctcttaccagtctgggtgaatgtttctataactccttggttgtcagagttccatgcagtttagttttctggcacttctggtggtttattgtttttaatttggttgttattcttctggttgtgtgaggaggcaaagcatttctacctacacctctgtcttggctggaagtccttgaGATTGCTTTCTTAAAGTACATTGTTTAGAAGTTCCTTTGGTGACAATTTTTTGTAATAAAGGTTTCATTGCTctttgtatatgttttatttttaatctgaagatttggtttattttctttctcttttgttcttatttatttttagaaaagggggaatggcgggagaaagagaggaagagaaacatcaatgtgtggttacctctcacacaccccctacttgggacctagcctgcaacccaggcatgtaccctgactgggaattgaaccagtgaccctttggtttacaggccggcactcagtccactgagccacaccagtcagattCTTTTGTTCTGGATAAGTGGTTTAAATGGGTATATCATTTTCTTACAGCTCTATCTTCTGACTTCTGTTATCACTATTGTGAAGtcatctaatttttttcctttattaataatcCATCTTTTATCAGGCTGCTTTTATAGAGCTTCCTTTGATATTGGGGTTATTCCTTTCACTTTGTGTGTAAatatggatttttttgtttttgtttcacatGCTGTTCTTTGTACTTTCTACACAAGAAGATGCCTGTTTGTTGAACCTCTCCTGGTCTTTTTATTATCACCTTCTGGAACTATGATTGAACAAACATTTGTTagactttctcattttattctccacatgatttaactttttttttaagattttatttatttattttagaggggaaggatgtgaaaaagagagggagagaaacatcaatgtgtggttgcccctgcgtgccccctaccagggacctggcctgcaacccaggcatgttcccggactgggaatagaaccagcaacgctttggttcacaggccagcattcaatccactgagccacgctagcCAGGACtaacttctttattattttaatttctttgtctttatacTTTTTCTGTATAGTTTCTTGAGAACTTTATTCAAGATTACTAATTCTCTTTTCAGTAGTATCTATCCTGCTATGTAGCCCTTTTACTGTGctttaaatttaaatcattatatttctaaattctgtgtttttaaaaagtcagcctAGTCATTTTTCTCAGTCCTGtacttatttctcctttttggcacctttttttttatttcctttaacacATTAAGTATTTTACGTTCTGGTTTTGGTATTTCAGTATGTAAAATCTTCATTGTCTGGCCCTATTCTCTTGTTTGATGATTCTGCTAACTCTTGTTTGTGATGGCTGGTTACCTTGAATGTTTTCCTAGGATTCTGTGAGACTTTCATGAGAAATGTATTAAGAAAGCATTTCTTCTCAGATAATTTGCTCCTGCCTTTGCCACATGTGTGGGAGCACTTCAGTTGTAGACTCAGGTTTCCTTTGCAGTGAGGTGCTCCTCTTGGGGGTTTTCAGACCATGCAGATAGTGTGTAATCAAGCATAAACACAGGTGTGGTCAGCCAGTGCCCTCAAAATATCAAGAGgggcttttttttcttacatctgCACTCAGCACCAACATTAAGATGGGCATTTTTCCTTCAGTAACTGTTTTCCTCCTTAACTGGAGGTTTTCTTTTAGCTCCTGGCTCTTTGGACCAGCAGCatgagcatcacctgggagctcatTAAAACGCAGCATTTCAGGTTCCACCCAGACCCACacagaatctacattttaacagGATCCCCCTGGTTATGTGCACATTTAACTCACTTTCTTTTCTCAGAGCATGAGCCTCCTTGAGTCCTGGCCTCTAATATGTTTTGCTTTGCTCAGGCTCCCTGTTGTTCTAGAAGTTCTATACCCCAAGCTCTAGatcagaaaaagacacagaatatcTAACAATTTAAGTGTGTGTTTCCCTCACtggacttctttttttattattgttactcaCTTTCTTAAATGTTCTTCCTCTGATTTAGaagtattttgtgtattttttgactttttaaagtgttttagaGCTCTACAGTTTTGGCATCTCTAATTTATCAAATTTCCAGAAACAGAAGTTCCGCAaagttgttgtttctttttctttgttttttaatgatgcttaactcttttttcctttgcttttatgaTTTCTTCTATTAGCAGGTCATCTATTAGTAATGTATTTTTAACACAATTCTAAGTAGACTTTGAGTAAGACCAAATCCCCCCCTTGAAGAAGACAAAGTGGACTTTATGATGGTGATTTTCTTCTCAAAAGATGGGTTTTGTTTTAAGCTCATCAGCTATTTCTCAAGTAGTTCAGGAGGTCAGAGGTTTGCTGATGGCCAAAAATGTAATACTAACATTAATATAGCTATTGTTGCTTACTACTTACTATTTGAGAGGCAGAATCCATAGGTGTGTGGCTCTTGGGCCCACCTTCACCTCTCTGCTAATCCTTATCATCTGAGAGACCCTTCTTTCTCCTTATCTGCCCTTGAAGCTTCTTGCAGGTGCCTCACTGTCACCATCCCAGCCAGGCTGCTGTGCATGGATTTGTTTCCAAAGATATAAAGCTTACAGGTGCCAAGGAGCACAGTGTGCCCTATCTGGTACTCTGGTACTCTGCACAAATGAGAGGAGTTGTCGTTCACGTTCTGTCACACTGTTACCTGACTACAAAAATAGCTCTGTTTATGTTCCCAGGGTCTCAGGAGTCCCTTGAGAAAACTGCTTTTTCAGCTTTTCCTCCTAGGCCTTCTTTCTGTAAAGTTCCTTCAGAAGTGCCCAAAGTCAGACTGAAGGACCAGCTTCTCAAACTTATACTTTGctgctcttctctcttcccccgGAATACACTCATGTTCCTGTTTTTTACCAAAAACCTCATGCATATTGACTTCTGTGTCCTACAATTAGACTCAAGATAATAATGCACTAAATGTGTGCACATATAGACATATACAGTGTGTCATTTCTCTGAACTACCCTTCAAAGTATGTAGAAATACCCCAGTTTACAAATGGGAAAGCAGATTCAATGAAATACAGTAACATTCTCAGGTTCACATTACTCGTAAGTAGTGTGGTTGGCATTGGAACCCATGTGTGACTCTTGTGCCCTTAGTCTGCATTAAGTTTCCATTGTGTTCAGCAGAGGGCCAAGCTGCTTTGACAGGTCATCCAGGGATGCAcgttcttttcatctttttgctCTGCCATTTTTGTAGGATGGTGCCAAGAGTCAGCCAATATGCACTAGTCAAGTTTTGCTAGTTACTTAAAAGCTGTGTATCTTTTGATTGATTGAACATATGTTCTGATGGACAGTGTCTATAGCATatcattgttaaatattttaagtattaccCTGACTGGGTTTTATCCTCTTCTGTGTAGCTGAAGCTGGGTCACTGTTATGTCCTCATTGCAACTCAAGGGAATGGCAAAAGAAATCAAGGGCGGTTAGCTTGTTGCAAAATTGAGGCAACCTAAAATTTGCACACATGACTTTCAGTCTCATTCTAATGGTCACACTTGGACACATGGCTGCTTGCCCATAGGGGAGACTGGAAAATGTGATCTAAATGTGTGGTCAGTTTAATAGCAAGGGGGATGAGTGGGGGTCCTAGAACTAAATGGGAGAAGGGAAAAGTGGCTGTTTGGGATATGCAGCAGTCTCTATCACCTGTATCTAATGTCACTTTTTCagaaaatgattttgtttatggTGAACAGAATTactgtaaaaataaagacagttatGTACCTGCCTTGTCAGATTATTGAGAGGCTTAGATAAGGTGCCATCTTTTTAGTtgctagcacagtgcctggcacatacaggCATCTAACACATCTGTTACTTTTATTATAGTTAGTATATTTGCATCATTTAAGAGGTAACATTTTTAGCCTCAGCTTTTGTCTACCTTATAATTGGTAGCCAGGGATatattttgttctacttttttgAATTTTGCATAAATGCGTAGGAATTTTCACAGATTTGGAACAtacccaaatttatttttacactGATTACTATTTCACACTTTCaatgaagagatttttttaaaaattgcaataacaaccaaacctaaaacgaGGTGCTGATTTTATTGCCTTGAGCCTGAGCACAGAGTATCGAGTGGCTACTTGTATCTATTAAATACTTGCTGGTTTTTAGGCCTCTGAGTTTTAATGtacaataaaacatacttaattAGTAACCAGATGCAGAGACGACTCATTAGCCAAAGTGGATGTAAAGTCTGTCCACATTTAGAATCTAATATGTAATTGTTAAAATTCTCCTTTCTGTATATCTGTGTTGTTACTGAGCTATGATGACTTAGCAATCTTTCTTGCTTGCTGTACTAATTagtaatatacttattttttaaaagatgttatttattttttagagagaggggaagggagggagaaagagagggtgagaaatatcaatgtgtggttgcccctcacatgcccccacctagggacctggcccacaacccaggcatgtgcagtAACTGGGAATTCAACTGAGACCCTTTAGTTCacgggccagtgctcaatccaccgagctacaccagccaggggtaatGTACTTATTGATGAATATTTAGATGTCAGGTGATTGACAAAAGTTTTCGTTGTGGAATTTGTATGAACTTGTTAAATTGGGGTATAAGATCAAATTATGAAGAATCCTGTATTTCAGATAATGTGACTAAttggtttaaaaattctttttttttaaattctattatttagACTGAGAAAGTCCTTCAGTCTATAAACAATTGTGCATAGTTTATAATCAccaacattttgaatatattttctaaataatcatCCACAATAAACTAAGAtgaaattattatatgaaatgtagtGACATGATCAGAAACTCagatttgtatgtttttcatttaatttccaaataaaaacaaatgctgcCTTATAAGACATTACTGCAGGTTTTTCTCGTTAGCCTTTTAGTATATTTAACTAAATATTCTTATGtgagataaggaaaagaaaatatgccTTAGATAGTGAAGTGGAGTTGGAAGACAAAATAGTCTGTACtccaaataaatatgtaaaatttttaatggatgagtgtatttattttaatatgtacagAAATTTTTCCTGGTTCACAGAATTTTTCTCACCGAATTAGTATCATAAATATGAAGTATtttgggtgggctgggatgggggaaaggcagaaaaccatacttgaacaacaattaaaataaaaatttttttaaatgaagtattttataTCAGTGAGCATTTGTATGGAAGGAAACTATATTAATTCTGAAGATCATTATCATGGCCTTATTAAAAcattagtaaataaattaaaagtgcaTTTGCCTGatacgattttttaaaaattttagtcgGCAGGAATAGTGGACCATCATTAGGATTTACCTATAAGAATActaaagacagccctggctggtgtgtctcagtgagtTGAGTACtaacctgggaaccaaagagtcacagttcaattcctaatcagggcacatgcttgcgttgcaggccaggtccctggctgggggtgcacaagaggcaaccacacattgattgttttccctcccttcccctctgtctaaaaataaataaataaaatctcttcattcctcccttcccctctgtctaaaaacaaataaaatctttaaacaaacaaaaaacactaaatACAGTCTCTTGTGACTTTTAGAGatttaaatactaaatattgTCATTGAAAAATTCATACTAAATTATTCATAATCTGGATTTCTGGCATTTTTGGCATGGCTTCAAACAGAAATcagtatttaatatatgtatgtacaatTTTGATAGTGGTTAACTAGAGTATTTCAAAACTCTTCTCTTCAAACTGATAACATTGGTTGCCTGCAAGGAAAGGAAATGGCTGTCTGGAAGATACATGGACAGAGGGAAGAAGTTTCACTCTATGTCCTTTTGTACTTTTTTGAACTTTGAAAGATATGAAtgtatgcaataaaaataaattaaagtcgttaaattttaaaaacagaatcaatGACCAGCTCCTATTTTTCCACTACCCCACTCTACTAGGATCCCCCCTTCTGTGTCATTCTTTGAGGAAAACAAGTGCTTCTCAAGGAGGAAAATCTGAACCTACCAAACAATCCCTTAAGAAGCCAAAGTTACCAGAAGGTCGTTTTGATGCACCAGAAGACACCTCTTTAGAAAAAGAACCACTAACAAGTAAGTACGGTAAAGCTGCTCACATTTCAAGGCTCTATGGTAACCCTCTTAGTACTCTCTAGCCTCCTGTGTACCTCTGCATCTTCAAAATGGACCATAATGCTTTTCCTGTCTCTACTGACTGCTTTGTCTACATCTTTCTTTAGAGTTTCCAGATGATGTTAATCCTGTTACCAAAGAAAAAGGTGGACCCAGGGGCCCAGAACCTACCCGATACGGAGATTGGGAACGAAAAGGACGCTGTATTGATTTTTAAGCCACATATTCTTTAACTTCAGTATCTTTTTCTGAATACACACATCTGAACTTATTTCtgactattttatttctgtatatccTTTAAT from Phyllostomus discolor isolate MPI-MPIP mPhyDis1 chromosome 4, mPhyDis1.pri.v3, whole genome shotgun sequence encodes the following:
- the SDHAF4 gene encoding succinate dehydrogenase assembly factor 4, mitochondrial isoform X2 — encoded protein: MAVSGLAGFLGRAPATAWRAARSPLLCHSLRKTSASQGGKSEPTKQSLKKPKLPEGRFDAPEDTSLEKEPLTKFPDDVNPVTKEKGGPRGPEPTRYGDWERKGRCIDF
- the SDHAF4 gene encoding succinate dehydrogenase assembly factor 4, mitochondrial isoform X1, translated to MFEVDISCSGVKNIRSFLLSGHSGSPLLCHSLRKTSASQGGKSEPTKQSLKKPKLPEGRFDAPEDTSLEKEPLTKFPDDVNPVTKEKGGPRGPEPTRYGDWERKGRCIDF